A region of Diceros bicornis minor isolate mBicDic1 chromosome 31, mDicBic1.mat.cur, whole genome shotgun sequence DNA encodes the following proteins:
- the LOC131395294 gene encoding LOW QUALITY PROTEIN: membrane-spanning 4-domains subfamily A member 18-like (The sequence of the model RefSeq protein was modified relative to this genomic sequence to represent the inferred CDS: substituted 1 base at 1 genomic stop codon), translated as MTEQEVGPNCVPGITDPGKVHVIQPRNSVASGSLGKNMLEDPQNPPKLIPGPMHTSNQSQWNMXFGSSPTFDPKKFIHEEVRRLGASPDRFQGG; from the exons ATGACAGAGCAAGAGGTTGGACCCAACTGTGTGCCTGGCATTACTGACCCAGGTAAGGTCCATGTCATCCAGCCCAGGAACTCTGTGGCTTCTGGAAGCCTTGGGAAG AATATGCTTGAGGACCCTCAGAATCCTCCAAAACTTATCCCTGGGCCAATGCATACCTCAAACCAGTCACAGTGGAACATGTAATTTGGATCATCTCCTACATTTGATCCCAAGAAATTCATACACGAGGAGGTCAGAAGGTTAGGG